In Hyphomicrobiaceae bacterium, the following are encoded in one genomic region:
- a CDS encoding 2,3-bisphosphoglycerate-dependent phosphoglycerate mutase, translated as MTDNVLVLVRHGESEWNRLNLFTGWRNPDLTEKGLIEARVAGRAIKYEGIRFDIAFTSGLKRAQHTLDIILSELNQTEVPIERSDKLNERDYGELSGLNKDEARKKWGEEQVMIWRRSYDIAPPGGESLKDTLARVRPYYESDIWPHIVMGKNVLVAAHGNSLRALIMVLENLSGEEILKRELQTGAPIIYRLGADGRSIDRKDLIAPRSAAAPPVDRII; from the coding sequence CTGACTGACAACGTGCTGGTTCTTGTTCGCCACGGCGAGAGCGAGTGGAACCGCCTCAATCTCTTCACAGGCTGGCGCAATCCGGATCTCACGGAGAAAGGTCTCATCGAGGCTCGCGTGGCAGGCCGCGCAATCAAGTACGAAGGCATCCGCTTTGATATCGCCTTCACCAGCGGCCTCAAACGCGCACAGCACACGCTCGACATCATTCTGTCGGAACTCAATCAGACAGAAGTGCCGATCGAGCGCTCCGATAAACTCAATGAGCGCGACTATGGCGAGCTGTCCGGTCTCAACAAGGACGAAGCGCGCAAGAAGTGGGGCGAGGAACAGGTCATGATCTGGCGCCGGTCCTACGACATCGCGCCACCCGGAGGTGAAAGTCTAAAGGATACGCTCGCGCGCGTCCGTCCCTACTACGAGAGCGATATCTGGCCTCACATCGTCATGGGAAAGAATGTTCTGGTCGCCGCGCACGGCAATTCGCTTCGTGCGCTCATCATGGTGCTGGAGAACTTGTCGGGTGAGGAGATCCTCAAACGCGAACTTCAGACCGGCGCACCGATCATCTACCGTCTGGGGGCAGACGGCCGTTCTATCGACCGCAAGGATTTAATCGCGCCGCGCTCGGCCGCGGCACCTCCTGTCGACCGAATTATCTGA
- a CDS encoding DUF4337 domain-containing protein produces the protein MAIDELADSKSLSNREKYIGVYIGILAVMLAICSMGGDNAAKDATIKNIEAANTWAFFQAKNARRQALRLQADDLELRLAMETSMSEDLRKKVTERIADYKAQDAKLTSDKERMEGLDELWQKGKALEKERDDALKRDPYFDYGQALLQIAIVLASVAIISGGNFLLFVSMTIGALGLLSTIGGFTLLFPMPF, from the coding sequence ATGGCGATCGACGAATTAGCTGACAGTAAAAGCCTTTCCAACCGCGAGAAATATATTGGCGTCTATATCGGCATTCTGGCCGTCATGCTCGCAATTTGCAGCATGGGCGGCGACAATGCCGCCAAGGACGCCACGATAAAGAACATTGAAGCGGCAAATACCTGGGCTTTCTTTCAGGCCAAGAATGCCCGCCGTCAGGCGCTGCGCCTTCAAGCCGACGATCTTGAACTCAGACTCGCCATGGAGACGAGCATGAGCGAGGACCTCCGCAAGAAGGTGACCGAGCGCATCGCCGACTACAAAGCCCAGGATGCCAAGCTGACCAGCGATAAGGAGCGCATGGAGGGTCTCGATGAACTTTGGCAAAAAGGCAAAGCTCTGGAGAAAGAGCGCGACGATGCTCTAAAGCGCGATCCCTATTTCGACTACGGTCAGGCTCTTCTACAAATCGCGATCGTGCTGGCATCGGTCGCTATCATTTCGGGCGGTAACTTCCTTCTGTTCGTCAGCATGACCATCGGCGCGCTCGGATTGCTCTCGACGATCGGGGGCTTCACCTTACTCTTTCCAATGCCATTCTAG
- a CDS encoding M23 family metallopeptidase gives MSLPINCEPHRTCFIQSYMDVDPSSAAKDYACGGATYDRHNGVDFRVLSAKATEKGFAVLAAADGEVKALRDGVADIFLRDNKPDVVKGRECGNGVVLSHADGWETQYCHLRNGSISVSRRQQVKRGERLGLVGYSGMADFAHVHLTVRHNGKIVDPFSPNAPEGSCGLNTKDPGLWQPAAIAHFSYRNGEIIGAGFTESPPELNKLEMDDTAIVPLRTDSPALLFYARFINLLAGDRVRLVINGPGGPLVEQLSAPLDHNKATYFSYAGKRRREAPWQPGRYEGRAEIVRDDAVAGATVEIIDLGAAGAAAP, from the coding sequence TTGTCGCTGCCCATCAATTGCGAACCCCATCGCACCTGCTTCATTCAAAGCTATATGGACGTCGATCCTAGCTCCGCCGCCAAGGACTACGCCTGCGGCGGCGCCACCTACGACCGGCACAACGGCGTTGATTTCCGCGTCTTGTCAGCCAAAGCCACTGAGAAGGGCTTTGCGGTTCTAGCGGCCGCGGACGGCGAGGTGAAAGCTCTCCGCGATGGCGTCGCCGACATCTTTCTGCGGGATAACAAGCCAGACGTGGTGAAGGGGCGAGAGTGTGGAAACGGAGTTGTGCTCTCGCATGCCGACGGTTGGGAGACGCAGTATTGCCACCTGCGGAATGGTTCGATTTCGGTGAGCCGACGACAGCAGGTCAAACGCGGCGAGAGATTAGGCCTTGTGGGCTATTCGGGAATGGCTGACTTCGCCCATGTCCACCTCACGGTGCGCCACAACGGCAAGATCGTCGATCCGTTTTCGCCCAATGCGCCGGAGGGCAGTTGCGGCCTGAACACGAAGGATCCCGGCCTTTGGCAGCCTGCGGCCATTGCCCATTTCAGTTATCGCAACGGCGAGATTATCGGCGCGGGGTTCACCGAAAGTCCGCCTGAACTCAATAAGCTCGAAATGGACGACACGGCGATCGTGCCGTTACGGACCGACAGTCCCGCATTGTTGTTCTACGCCCGCTTTATCAACTTGCTCGCTGGCGATCGGGTTCGGCTCGTGATCAACGGACCCGGCGGGCCTCTTGTCGAACAATTGTCGGCGCCCTTGGACCACAACAAGGCGACGTATTTTTCGTACGCGGGCAAGCGCCGGCGTGAGGCACCCTGGCAGCCGGGTCGCTATGAAGGACGAGCTGAAATCGTGCGCGATGATGCGGTCGCGGGGGCGACCGTTGAGATCATCGACTTGGGGGCTGCCGGCGCGGCGGCGCCGTGA
- the leuB gene encoding 3-isopropylmalate dehydrogenase — MATHSLLLLPGDGIGVETIAEVERLITFLNAKGKGGSFTVERDLVGGAAYDKHGVAITDAAMAKAKASDAVIFGAVGGPKWDKVPYEHRPEAGLLRLRKDLDLFANLRPAICYPALADASSLKRELVEGLDIMIVRELTGGVYFGEPKEIVTLENGDKRAVDTQLYTSPEIERIAKVAFDLARKRSNKVHSAEKRNVMKTGVLWNEIVTKTHKAYAPDVHLEHILADNCAMQLIRNPKQFDVIVTDNLFGDVLSDEAAMMTGSLGMLPSASLGSPDPKTGKRKALYEPVHGSAPDIAGKGLANPIATIASFAMALRYSCDMSKEADLIDKAIANVLDKGLRTPDIMQSGMTKVGTSEMGAAIEKELQALVA, encoded by the coding sequence ATGGCAACCCACTCTCTGCTTCTTCTGCCCGGTGATGGTATCGGCGTTGAGACAATCGCTGAAGTCGAGCGGCTGATCACGTTCCTCAATGCCAAGGGCAAGGGCGGCAGCTTCACCGTAGAGCGGGATCTGGTCGGCGGCGCGGCTTACGACAAGCACGGCGTCGCGATCACCGATGCAGCAATGGCCAAGGCAAAGGCGTCCGATGCCGTCATCTTCGGCGCGGTCGGTGGGCCCAAGTGGGACAAGGTTCCTTATGAGCATCGCCCCGAGGCGGGCCTGCTGCGTCTGCGCAAAGACCTCGATCTGTTTGCCAATCTGCGTCCCGCCATTTGCTACCCGGCGCTCGCCGATGCTTCGAGCCTGAAGCGCGAACTGGTCGAAGGCCTCGATATCATGATCGTGCGCGAATTGACCGGAGGCGTATACTTCGGTGAACCCAAGGAGATCGTCACACTGGAGAACGGCGATAAGCGCGCCGTCGATACCCAGCTCTACACGTCGCCTGAGATCGAGCGCATTGCCAAAGTCGCGTTCGACCTTGCTCGCAAGCGCTCCAACAAGGTCCACTCCGCCGAGAAGCGTAACGTCATGAAAACCGGCGTTCTGTGGAACGAAATCGTCACGAAGACCCATAAGGCCTACGCACCCGACGTCCACCTTGAGCATATCCTAGCGGACAACTGCGCCATGCAGCTTATCCGCAACCCGAAGCAGTTCGATGTTATCGTCACCGACAACCTGTTTGGCGACGTGCTATCGGACGAGGCCGCGATGATGACCGGCTCGCTCGGTATGCTGCCGTCCGCATCGCTTGGCAGCCCCGATCCCAAAACCGGCAAGCGCAAGGCGCTTTACGAGCCGGTGCATGGCTCCGCACCTGATATCGCAGGCAAAGGTCTTGCGAATCCCATTGCAACGATTGCTTCTTTCGCCATGGCGCTGCGCTATTCCTGCGACATGAGCAAGGAAGCCGATCTGATCGACAAGGCAATCGCCAACGTTCTGGACAAGGGCCTGCGCACACCCGACATCATGCAATCGGGCATGACGAAGGTCGGAACGTCCGAGATGGGCGCTGCCATCGAGAAAGAACTACAGGCGCTGGTGGCCTGA